The proteins below come from a single Micropterus dolomieu isolate WLL.071019.BEF.003 ecotype Adirondacks linkage group LG05, ASM2129224v1, whole genome shotgun sequence genomic window:
- the LOC123970590 gene encoding cytochrome P450 2J6-like has product MWLYNFLPGFDIKEVLLFSFIFLLIADFLKNRNPPNYPPGPRALPLVGSIFSADFKQPQIYFAKLADIYGNVFSIRFGGEKMVLVSGYKMVKEAIVTQAENFVDRPYNAIIDRLYSGNSGGLFMSNGEIWKRQRRFALSTLRNFGLGKSTLEQSICEEVRHLQEEIEKERGKPFKPAGLFNNAVGNIICQLVMGKRFEYSDHNFQIMLKYLSELLWLEGSVWSMMYQSFPGVMKHLPGPHNKIFSHFNTLLDFISQEVKWHKKDLDHNNPRDYIDAFLTEMENHKGSELGFTETNLAMCSLDLFQAGTETTSTTLLWALVFLIKNPDIQDKVQAEIDRVIGQTRQPTMADRPNLPYTDAVIHEIQRIGNIVPLNGFRMAAKDTTLGGYFIPKGTSLVPILTSVLFDKTEWETPDTFNPGHFLDAEGRFVKREALLAFSAGKRVCLGQGLAKMELFLFLVGLLQKFSFFVPDGVELSTEGITGGTRVPYPFKVCAKAR; this is encoded by the exons ATGTGGCTTTATAATTTTTTGCCAGGTTTTGACATCAAGGAGGTATTactgtttagttttattttcctCCTAATAGCAGACTTCCTCAAAAACAGGAATCCTCCAAATTATCCTCCAGGACCGCGGGCTCTTCCCCTTGTGGGGAGTATCTTCAGTGCGGACTTTAAACAGCCACAGATCTATTTTGCCAAG CTGGCTGACATCTATGGGAATGTGTTCAGCATCCGCTTTGGTGGTGAAAAGATGGTGCTTGTGTCTGGGTACAAGATGGTGAAGGAAGCCATAGTAACACAAGCCGAGAACTTTGTGGATCGACCATACAATGCAATCATCGACAGGCTTTACTCAGGAAACTCAG GTGGTCTTTTTATGAGCAATGGTGAAATATGGAAGAGACAGCGACGCTTTGCCTTGTCTACTTTACGTAACTTTGGCCTGGGCAAAAGCACCTTGGAGCAGAGTATCTGTGAGGAGGTCCGacacctgcaggaggagatagagaaggagagag GTAAACCTTTCAAACCAGCAGGTCTCTTCAACAACGCCGTGGGCAACATCATTTGCCAGTTGGTGATGGGGAAACGGTTTGAATACAGCGACCACAACTTCCAGATCATGCTGAAGTATCTGTCTGAACTTTTGTGGCTGGAGGGCTCAGTCTGGAGTATG ATGTATCAGTCATTCCCTGGAGTGATGAAGCACTTGCCAGGTCCTCACAACAAAATCTTCAGCCACTTCAACACCCTCCTAGACTTCATCAGTCAGGAGGTAAAATGGCACAAGAAGGACCTGGACCACAACAATCCCCGGGACTACATAGATGCTTTCTTAACTGAAATGGAGAAT CACAAAGGATCTGAGCTGGGCTTCACTGAGACCAATCTGGCGATGTGCTCTCTGGATCTGTTCCAGGCTGGAACGGAGACAACCTCCACCACTTTGTTGTGGGCTTTGGTTTTCCTCATCAAAAATCCAGATATCCAGG ACAAAGTCCAGGCAGAGATAGACAGAGTGATCGGACAGACCCGCCAGCCCACTATGGCAGACAGACCCAACCTGCCCTACACTGATGCTGTTATCCACGAGATCCAGAGGATTGGAAACATTGTTCCTCTCAATGGATTCAGAATGGCCGCCAAGGACACGACACTGGGTGGTTACTTTATACCCAAG GGTACGTCCTTGGTGCCCATTCTGACCTCTGTGCTGTTCGACAAGACTGAATGGGAAACTCCAGACACCTTCAACCCTGGACACTTCCTAGATGCTGAAGGAAGGTTTGTGAAGAGAGAGGCTCTCCTGGCTTTCTCTGCAG GGAAACGTGTGTGTCTTGGACAAGGCCTCGCCAAGATGGAGCTTTTCCTGTTTTTGGTGGGTTTACTGCAGAAATTCTCTTTCTTTGTTCCTGATGGAGTTGAGTTGAGTACAGAAGGAATAACTGGAGGCACACGTGTACCATACCCCTTCAAGGTGTGCGCCAAGGCTCGCTGA